Sequence from the Gammaproteobacteria bacterium genome:
CAAGAAGCATGCGCTGCAGCACGGCGACGTGATCACCGTCGGCCATCACCAGCTGCGGTACGTCGACGACAGGGCCGACCAGGCTCCGGAGGACGAGTTCGAGAAAACGATGGTCATCGAGCCCAGCGGCCGCATGGAGAAGCAGGTCGCGAAGGCGGCCCGCGTCGCGGAGGCGGCGGCCGCGAGCGCGTCGCTGCGGGCGGTTCCGTCGTCGGCCGCCAAGCCCGCGAAGGAATTCTCGCCGACCGCGACGCAGGAGGTCGATCCGGCGCACGTGCCCGTGCTGCCGCTCGCGAAGCTGCAAGTGCTCTCCGGCTCGTTCGCCGGCCGCGAGCTCGCGTTGACGAAGGCGCTCACGACGCTCGGGCGTCCCGGTGTGCAAGTCGCCGCGATCACGCGGCGTCAGGAAGGGTATTTCATTGTCCATGTCGAAAGCGGCAAGGACGAGGACTACCCGCGCGTCAACGGCATGAGCATCGGCCCGCAGGCCCGCAAGCTCCAGGACAACGACGTGATTCAGCTCGCCGGCGTGAAGATGGGCTTCTTCATGGACTGACGGCGACGCGGCGGAAGCTCGCTGCCGGCCTCGCGGCGCCCCGCCCGGCGATCGGGCCGGCGGCTAGAACACCCCTTCCCCGTACGCCTCGGCCACGAGATTCTCGAACTTCGTGAACTCGCCGAGAAACGTCAGGTGAAACTCGCCGACCGGACCGTTGCGCTGCTTGCCGATGATGATGTCGGCGACGCCTTTCCGCGGAGTGTCCGGCTCATAGACCTCCTCCCGGT
This genomic interval carries:
- a CDS encoding FHA domain-containing protein, coding for MPRLILSLDGQTLAEYNMTKERYTVGRLPDNDIRIDNAAVSGHHSLLINILNDSFLEDLNSTNGTYVNGKLIKKHALQHGDVITVGHHQLRYVDDRADQAPEDEFEKTMVIEPSGRMEKQVAKAARVAEAAAASASLRAVPSSAAKPAKEFSPTATQEVDPAHVPVLPLAKLQVLSGSFAGRELALTKALTTLGRPGVQVAAITRRQEGYFIVHVESGKDEDYPRVNGMSIGPQARKLQDNDVIQLAGVKMGFFMD